A window of the Natronospira proteinivora genome harbors these coding sequences:
- the hflD gene encoding high frequency lysogenization protein HflD, which yields MSQLSDRVIALAALFQAVTGVHQLARNGQADKDILHAAVKSTLTRDAESTEAIFGGVQALLPGLRQFHRLLTEQVPADDMALTRYAVGVMHIAKKLRKKPALMDALSSGIDKAERSVSHFGSDHENVFAALADTYSETAGNIHPRIMVSGNDNHLQNPRVVNQIRSLLLAAIRAAVLWHQLGGNRFSLIFRRKALAQEALRLTRQT from the coding sequence ATGAGTCAACTCAGCGACCGCGTCATTGCCCTGGCCGCCCTATTCCAGGCCGTCACCGGCGTCCATCAACTGGCCCGAAACGGTCAGGCCGACAAGGACATCCTGCATGCGGCCGTGAAAAGCACCCTGACCCGGGATGCCGAGAGCACCGAAGCCATCTTCGGCGGTGTCCAAGCCCTGCTGCCGGGTCTGCGCCAATTCCATCGCCTGCTCACCGAACAAGTACCCGCCGATGACATGGCCCTGACCCGCTATGCCGTGGGAGTCATGCATATCGCCAAGAAGCTGCGCAAAAAACCGGCGCTGATGGATGCCCTGTCAAGCGGCATCGACAAGGCCGAGCGCTCGGTCAGTCATTTCGGCAGCGACCACGAAAATGTCTTCGCCGCCCTGGCCGATACCTATTCCGAAACCGCCGGCAATATTCACCCCCGCATCATGGTCTCCGGCAATGACAACCACCTTCAAAACCCACGCGTGGTCAACCAGATCCGTAGCCTATTGCTGGCGGCGATCCGGGCGGCGGTCCTCTGGCATCAACTGGGGGGCAATCGCTTCAGTCTCATCTTCCGCCGCAAGGCCC
- a CDS encoding GNAT family N-acetyltransferase, producing MNKQFTVRPAQWPDDVPALREVREPVFVEEQQVPLALEWDEDDPKCIHVLAHDGEGRPIGTGRLSRDGKVGRMAVLKPWRGHGVGGAILQALLDEARKAGIPECRLHGQTSALGFYNRYGFKAEGEEFMEAGIPHYLMRLRISEDAS from the coding sequence ATGAATAAACAATTCACGGTACGCCCCGCCCAATGGCCGGATGACGTCCCCGCCCTGCGTGAAGTACGGGAACCGGTCTTCGTGGAGGAGCAGCAGGTGCCCCTGGCGTTGGAATGGGATGAGGACGATCCCAAGTGCATCCATGTCCTGGCCCACGATGGCGAAGGCCGTCCCATCGGCACCGGCCGCCTCTCCCGGGACGGCAAGGTGGGCCGCATGGCGGTCCTCAAGCCCTGGCGCGGGCATGGCGTCGGTGGCGCCATTCTTCAAGCCCTGCTGGATGAGGCCCGCAAGGCCGGCATCCCCGAATGCCGATTGCATGGCCAAACCTCGGCGCTGGGCTTTTACAACCGCTATGGCTTTAAGGCCGAAGGCGAGGAATTCATGGAAGCCGGCATCCCCCATTACCTGATGCGGCTTCGGATTTCGGAGGATGCCTCATGA
- the purB gene encoding adenylosuccinate lyase — MSEHALTALSPLDGRYAGKTEALKPFCSEAGLIRYRALVELRWLAALADEPGIPELPALSSDAKTWLEALIQGFGPADAARVKAIEKTTNHDVKAVEYYLKECVKDNRELNDKSEFFHFACTSEDINNLSYALMLADTRDQVLLPAVDGLIEKLRSMAHQYADVPMLSRTHGQPASPTTLGKELANVVHRLRRQRQRLADVAILGKINGAVGNYNAHLSAYPEVDWPKLAQGFVESLGIDWNPYTIQIEPHDYMAELFDAAAGINTILIDLSRDIWGYIALGYFKQKTVAGEVGSSTMPHKVNPIDFENAEGNLGIANALFRHLADKLPISRWQRDLTDSTVLRNVGTAFGYGQIAFAALEKGLGKLEAEPAKLAADLDANWEVLAEPIQTVMRRYGIESPYEKLKELTRGTRVDQAGMQAFIDGLDLPEEARQRLRALTPATYIGNAAEQARAV; from the coding sequence ATGAGCGAGCATGCCCTCACCGCACTCTCCCCCCTGGATGGCCGATACGCCGGAAAGACCGAAGCCCTCAAACCCTTCTGCAGCGAAGCGGGCCTGATCCGCTATCGCGCCCTGGTGGAGCTGCGCTGGCTGGCCGCCCTGGCCGATGAACCCGGAATTCCCGAGCTGCCCGCACTCAGCAGCGATGCCAAGACCTGGCTGGAAGCCCTGATACAGGGTTTTGGCCCGGCTGATGCCGCCCGGGTCAAGGCCATTGAGAAAACCACCAACCATGACGTAAAGGCGGTGGAATATTACTTAAAAGAGTGCGTGAAGGATAATCGGGAACTCAATGATAAATCTGAGTTTTTTCACTTCGCATGCACCTCGGAAGACATCAACAATCTGTCCTATGCCCTGATGCTGGCCGACACCCGGGACCAGGTCCTTCTGCCGGCCGTGGACGGCCTGATTGAGAAGCTGCGAAGCATGGCCCATCAATATGCCGATGTGCCCATGCTCTCCCGCACCCACGGCCAGCCGGCCTCGCCCACCACCCTGGGCAAGGAACTGGCCAATGTGGTCCATCGGCTGCGCCGCCAACGCCAGCGCCTGGCCGACGTGGCCATTCTCGGCAAGATCAATGGCGCGGTGGGCAATTACAACGCCCATCTCTCCGCCTACCCGGAGGTGGACTGGCCCAAACTGGCACAAGGCTTCGTGGAAAGCCTGGGAATCGACTGGAACCCCTATACCATCCAGATCGAGCCTCATGACTACATGGCCGAGCTGTTCGACGCCGCTGCCGGCATCAACACCATCCTGATCGATCTGTCCCGGGATATCTGGGGCTATATCGCCCTCGGCTACTTCAAGCAGAAGACCGTGGCCGGCGAGGTGGGCTCCTCCACCATGCCCCACAAGGTCAATCCCATCGACTTCGAGAATGCCGAGGGCAATCTGGGCATCGCCAATGCCCTGTTCCGCCATTTGGCCGACAAGCTGCCCATTTCCCGCTGGCAGCGGGATCTCACCGACTCCACCGTGCTGCGCAATGTGGGCACGGCCTTCGGCTACGGCCAGATCGCCTTTGCCGCCCTGGAAAAGGGCCTGGGCAAGCTGGAGGCGGAACCGGCCAAGCTGGCCGCCGACCTGGACGCCAACTGGGAAGTCCTGGCCGAGCCCATCCAGACCGTCATGCGTCGCTACGGCATCGAGTCTCCTTATGAGAAGCTCAAGGAACTGACCCGCGGCACCCGGGTGGACCAGGCCGGCATGCAGGCCTTCATCGACGGCCTGGACCTGCCCGAAGAGGCCCGTCAGCGGCTCCGGGCACTAACCCCGGCCACTTACATCGGCAACGCAGCAGAGCAGGCCCGTGCGGTATAA
- the mnmA gene encoding tRNA 2-thiouridine(34) synthase MnmA, with product MNTKTRETVVVGLSGGVDSSVSAYLLVEQGYDVRGLFMDNWDADAEGDAGGYCTAAEDFQDARRVAEELEIPIQRVSFAAEYRERVFSYFLDEYSAGRTPNPDVLCNTEIKFRAFLDYAMRLGADWIATGHYCRVRRDDNGAHLLKGLDNNKDQSYFLHAIERDALAKTLFPVGELEKDRVREIAVEAGLHNYAKRDSTGICFIGERAFREFLANYLPANKGPILTPEGQQIGEHQGALYYTIGQRQGLGIGGVPGTDERPWYVADKNVQDNTLIAVQGHDHPLLQHQGLIADQPHWLNARPELPLRCRAKTRYRQADQDCEIHPRPDGKLDVHFDRVQRAVTPGQYVVFYQGEECLGGGVIHQALLAQDKNETAIKTENQAS from the coding sequence ATGAATACCAAGACCCGCGAAACCGTTGTCGTCGGCCTCTCCGGCGGCGTGGACTCCTCCGTCTCCGCCTATCTACTGGTGGAGCAAGGCTATGACGTGCGTGGCCTGTTCATGGATAACTGGGATGCGGACGCCGAGGGGGATGCCGGCGGTTACTGCACGGCGGCGGAGGATTTCCAGGATGCCCGGCGGGTGGCCGAGGAACTGGAAATCCCCATCCAGCGGGTGAGCTTTGCCGCCGAGTACCGGGAGCGGGTCTTCAGCTACTTCCTGGACGAGTATTCCGCCGGTCGCACCCCCAACCCGGATGTACTCTGCAATACCGAAATCAAGTTCCGCGCCTTTCTGGACTACGCCATGCGCCTGGGCGCCGACTGGATCGCCACCGGCCATTACTGCCGGGTCCGTCGGGATGACAACGGCGCTCACCTGCTCAAGGGCCTGGACAACAACAAGGACCAGAGCTACTTCCTGCACGCCATCGAGCGCGATGCCCTGGCCAAGACCCTGTTCCCGGTGGGCGAGCTGGAAAAGGATCGGGTCCGGGAAATCGCCGTGGAGGCCGGTCTGCACAACTATGCCAAGCGGGACTCCACCGGCATCTGCTTCATCGGCGAGCGGGCCTTCCGGGAATTTCTGGCCAACTACCTCCCCGCCAACAAGGGCCCTATCCTGACCCCGGAGGGGCAGCAAATCGGCGAGCATCAGGGGGCGCTGTATTACACCATCGGCCAGCGCCAGGGTCTGGGCATCGGCGGTGTCCCCGGCACCGATGAGCGGCCCTGGTATGTGGCCGACAAGAATGTGCAGGACAACACCCTGATTGCCGTCCAGGGCCATGACCACCCCCTGCTGCAACACCAGGGCCTGATCGCCGACCAGCCCCACTGGCTGAACGCAAGGCCTGAACTGCCCCTGCGCTGCCGGGCCAAGACCCGCTATCGCCAGGCCGACCAGGACTGCGAAATTCACCCACGTCCGGACGGCAAACTGGACGTTCATTTCGATCGGGTCCAGCGGGCCGTGACCCCGGGCCAATATGTGGTCTTCTACCAGGGGGAGGAATGCCTGGGGGGTGGGGTCATCCACCAGGCCCTGCTGGCCCAGGATAAAAACGAAACCGCCATCAAGACGGAAAACCAAGCCTCATGA
- a CDS encoding JmjC domain-containing protein — MRYKLNLKGLEPVRFLSRYWQKKPALFRQVIEDFQSPLSPEELAGLACEADVESRLVEGPPEGPWTLRQGPFSAADFEALPARDWTLLVQDVDKHLPELAKILDSFDFLPRWRMDDLMISYAPEGGSVGPHLDAYDVFLLQARGTRRWAINEKPTDLSRRDDCELDVLAHFEAEQEWVLEPGDMLYLPPGVAHFGIAGPDCMTFSVGLRAPDTPGMISDFSEFVTQQLPDDSRYQDPDLAPEEAGPRIHPKTIERLRGLFDHLVNSSNEELGDWFGRYITEPKPWLRFETEADPAQADTVDQRLAQGHSPLLRSDVLAVWREGPDGRPHVFVDGDMEVWPEVCKALLDRLLSREPLPEDFEPGPDDRKLIADWIVKGRLEWMDDE; from the coding sequence GTGCGGTATAAACTCAATCTCAAGGGACTGGAGCCGGTCCGCTTTCTGTCCCGCTATTGGCAGAAAAAACCGGCCCTGTTCCGCCAGGTGATCGAGGACTTCCAATCCCCCTTGAGCCCGGAGGAACTGGCCGGGCTGGCCTGTGAGGCGGATGTGGAAAGCCGCCTGGTCGAGGGCCCGCCGGAGGGTCCCTGGACCCTACGCCAGGGGCCTTTCAGCGCGGCGGACTTCGAAGCCCTGCCGGCGCGGGACTGGACCCTGCTGGTCCAGGATGTGGACAAGCACTTGCCGGAACTGGCCAAGATCCTGGACAGCTTCGACTTCCTGCCCCGCTGGCGGATGGATGATCTGATGATCAGCTACGCCCCCGAGGGTGGCTCCGTGGGCCCGCACCTGGACGCCTATGATGTCTTCCTGCTCCAGGCCCGCGGCACCCGTCGCTGGGCCATCAATGAAAAGCCCACCGACCTGAGCCGCCGGGATGACTGCGAGCTGGATGTGCTGGCCCACTTCGAAGCCGAGCAGGAATGGGTCCTGGAGCCGGGCGACATGCTCTATCTGCCGCCCGGGGTCGCCCATTTCGGCATCGCCGGCCCTGATTGCATGACCTTCTCGGTGGGGCTGCGCGCCCCCGACACCCCCGGCATGATTTCCGACTTTTCCGAGTTCGTCACCCAGCAATTGCCGGATGACAGCCGTTACCAGGACCCGGACCTGGCCCCCGAGGAGGCCGGCCCGAGGATCCATCCCAAGACCATCGAACGCCTGCGCGGCCTCTTCGACCATCTGGTCAATTCCAGCAATGAGGAACTGGGGGATTGGTTCGGGCGCTATATCACCGAGCCCAAACCCTGGCTGCGCTTCGAGACCGAGGCCGATCCCGCCCAGGCCGACACCGTGGATCAGCGCCTGGCCCAGGGCCATAGCCCCTTGCTGCGCAGCGATGTACTGGCGGTCTGGCGGGAAGGCCCGGATGGCCGCCCCCATGTCTTCGTGGACGGTGACATGGAAGTCTGGCCGGAGGTCTGCAAGGCGCTGTTGGACCGCCTCTTAAGCCGCGAACCCTTGCCGGAGGACTTTGAGCCGGGCCCGGATGATCGTAAGCTGATTGCCGACTGGATCGTGAAAGGCCGACTGGAGTGGATGGACGATGAATAA
- a CDS encoding DUF7931 domain-containing protein: protein MSEETQDAESQPLESRDDSRQAAATLAGLVRRELIIFSHNLEPPVLDHAEIIDPLRQFVVASRHTRIRVLTVDPVRALRDGHGLVRLAQRLPTHIQMHRPHEDDADARDTFIVADETAYLYRTLADRYEGRWSEYDPVRARQLRKRFDALWERSKPESEFRRLGV from the coding sequence ATGAGCGAGGAGACCCAGGACGCCGAAAGCCAGCCACTGGAGAGCCGGGACGACAGTCGCCAAGCCGCTGCCACCCTGGCCGGACTGGTCCGTCGGGAACTCATCATTTTCAGCCATAATCTGGAACCCCCGGTACTCGACCATGCCGAGATCATCGACCCCCTTCGCCAGTTCGTGGTGGCCAGCCGACACACCCGGATTCGGGTGCTTACCGTCGATCCGGTCCGGGCCCTGCGGGATGGTCATGGCCTGGTTCGCCTGGCCCAGCGGCTTCCGACCCATATTCAAATGCACCGTCCCCACGAGGACGATGCCGACGCGCGGGACACCTTCATCGTGGCCGATGAGACAGCCTATCTCTACCGCACCCTTGCCGATCGCTATGAGGGCCGCTGGAGCGAATATGATCCGGTCCGGGCCCGACAACTCCGCAAACGTTTCGATGCCCTGTGGGAGCGCAGCAAGCCGGAAAGCGAATTCCGCCGCCTGGGCGTTTAG
- a CDS encoding NUDIX hydrolase: protein MEWKPHVTVSAVVEDHGRFLLVEETIRGELKLNNPAGHLEEDESLVDAVIREVQEETARHFVPEAITGIYLWKNPGADKTFLRVNFFGHAPEFDPTQPLDTGIQRTLWLSREEIAAEMHRARSPLVLRCVDDYLAGRRYPLDALTHMADGFEE, encoded by the coding sequence ATGGAATGGAAACCCCATGTGACGGTCTCCGCCGTGGTGGAAGATCATGGCCGCTTTCTGCTAGTGGAAGAAACCATTCGCGGTGAGCTCAAGCTCAACAACCCGGCCGGCCACCTGGAAGAAGACGAAAGCCTGGTGGATGCGGTGATTCGCGAAGTCCAGGAAGAAACCGCCCGCCACTTTGTTCCCGAGGCGATCACCGGCATCTATCTCTGGAAGAACCCCGGTGCCGACAAGACCTTTCTGCGGGTTAACTTCTTCGGCCATGCCCCGGAATTCGATCCCACCCAGCCGCTGGATACCGGCATCCAGAGAACCCTGTGGCTCAGCCGCGAGGAAATCGCCGCCGAAATGCACCGCGCCCGCAGCCCCCTGGTCCTGCGCTGCGTGGACGACTACCTGGCCGGCCGCCGCTACCCCCTGGACGCCCTCACCCACATGGCGGATGGCTTTGAGGAATAG